In a genomic window of Actinomycetota bacterium:
- a CDS encoding serine O-acetyltransferase, with protein sequence MTEAVRQLLNSLSREGEPEGLLGDVRALFSEGGTLQGAADLRQALRVLLVKPGVQALLFYRFYRWLYLHGLRLIPEILARINYLLTGAEIDPGAEIGPGCRIWHTAGVTIGRGVKIGRDVWILHNVTLGGRGASPFDPGEEGYPRIGDGAILYTGVTVLGNVEIGPGAVIGAHSLVLDDVPAGSLAYGIPARVVKRPGRH encoded by the coding sequence GTGACTGAGGCCGTTCGACAGCTGCTGAACTCGCTGAGCCGGGAGGGGGAACCGGAAGGGCTCCTCGGCGATGTGAGGGCCCTCTTCAGCGAGGGGGGGACGTTGCAGGGAGCCGCCGACTTGCGGCAGGCCCTACGGGTCCTCCTGGTAAAACCCGGGGTACAGGCCCTGCTCTTCTATAGGTTCTACCGCTGGCTGTATCTGCACGGCCTGAGACTTATACCGGAAATACTGGCCCGCATCAACTATCTTCTAACCGGAGCGGAGATCGACCCGGGGGCGGAAATCGGTCCCGGGTGCCGTATCTGGCACACGGCAGGAGTGACCATCGGCCGGGGGGTGAAGATAGGCCGGGACGTGTGGATACTGCACAACGTGACCCTGGGAGGCCGGGGAGCCTCCCCCTTCGACCCGGGAGAGGAGGGTTACCCCCGCATCGGTGACGGGGCCATCCTCTACACCGGGGTGACGGTGCTGGGGAACGTGGAGATCGGGCCGGGCGCGGTCATCGGGGCCCATTCCCTGGTACTGGACGACGTGCCCGCCGGGTCCCTGGCCTACGGCATCCCGGCCCGGGTGGTGAAGCGCCCTGGCAGGCATTGA
- the nfi gene encoding deoxyribonuclease V (cleaves DNA at apurinic or apyrimidinic sites) — MDKKPGSVPPRHPLRVSVAEAREWQERLRGEVRCDVHLDPGKVRLVAGTDISYLREKRLALGAAVLMTYPDLELLEVGTSCVEVDFPYVPGLLSFRELPALLPALEKLGSRPDLVFVDGQGIAHPRGCGLASHLGVITGLPTIGCAKSRLLGDAREPGNEVGDWTPLVHGGRTVGAVLRTRAGVKPLYVSVGHLVDLSSAIAMVLSCLRGTRLPEPQRRAHQVTAELKRRARAGGEKYRYQCLPGRFTTRAGMP, encoded by the coding sequence ATGGATAAAAAGCCAGGGTCCGTTCCTCCGCGCCATCCCCTGAGGGTAAGCGTTGCGGAAGCCCGCGAGTGGCAGGAACGGTTGCGGGGGGAAGTTCGCTGCGACGTTCACCTGGACCCTGGGAAGGTACGCCTGGTCGCCGGGACGGACATCTCCTACCTGCGCGAGAAGAGGCTGGCCCTGGGGGCGGCGGTGCTCATGACCTACCCGGACCTGGAGCTCCTGGAGGTGGGGACCTCCTGCGTGGAGGTGGATTTTCCCTACGTGCCCGGATTGCTCTCCTTCCGCGAGCTGCCCGCCCTCCTTCCGGCCCTGGAAAAACTTGGATCTCGACCGGACCTGGTCTTCGTCGACGGCCAGGGTATAGCTCACCCCAGGGGATGCGGGCTGGCCTCCCACCTGGGAGTGATCACCGGGCTTCCCACCATAGGCTGTGCCAAGTCCAGGCTCCTAGGGGATGCCAGGGAGCCCGGGAACGAGGTCGGCGACTGGACCCCCCTGGTCCACGGGGGGAGGACGGTGGGAGCGGTCCTGCGCACGCGGGCCGGGGTGAAGCCCCTGTACGTCTCGGTGGGCCATCTGGTAGATCTTTCCAGCGCGATCGCTATGGTCCTCTCCTGCCTGCGGGGCACCAGGCTGCCGGAACCGCAGCGCCGGGCTCACCAGGTGACCGCGGAGTTGAAACGACGGGCAAGGGCGGGCGGAGAAAAGTATAGGTATCAATGCCTGCCAGGGCGCTTCACCACCCGGGCCGGGATGCCGTAG
- a CDS encoding late competence development ComFB family protein has protein sequence MLFKNYMEEVVDSTLEEILAHRDDVCKCERCRMDIKALALNHLPAKYVVTDRGYVYTKVNELESQFKADVTVAVTNAMKVVRKNPRHGEG, from the coding sequence GTGCTTTTCAAGAACTACATGGAAGAGGTCGTGGATTCCACCCTGGAGGAGATACTCGCCCACCGCGACGACGTCTGCAAGTGCGAGCGCTGCCGGATGGACATCAAGGCGCTGGCCCTCAACCACCTTCCGGCCAAGTACGTGGTCACCGACAGGGGTTACGTCTACACCAAGGTCAACGAGCTGGAGAGCCAATTCAAGGCGGACGTGACCGTGGCGGTAACCAACGCCATGAAGGTGGTCCGGAAAAACCCCCGCCACGGGGAGGGTTGA
- a CDS encoding methyltransferase domain-containing protein, with protein sequence MEVQGSRNGGCVSQAEKAPSGLKWDPEDYRRHSLPQLRSALELIERMEIRGDEHLLDIGCGDGKITVLISSLLPEGRVLGIDASEEMIDFARRRYPRERYPNLSWEVVDASRLPYHEEFDLVFSNACLHWIADHRPVLSGIQRSLRPGGRVYLRMRGKGELGRLEMILMELIVSEKWRGYYSRWSGGFGFHDPGEYRVWLQEAGLRPLRVEVVKRSVAFRGREGLAGHIRTTWLPFTLRIPEEEREEFIYQMVDRYLEECPPDAEGLVYVPSYRLDVEALKPGRPG encoded by the coding sequence ATGGAAGTGCAGGGTTCGAGAAACGGTGGTTGCGTGTCCCAGGCGGAGAAGGCGCCCTCCGGGTTGAAGTGGGACCCCGAGGACTATCGTCGCCATTCCCTTCCCCAGTTGAGGAGCGCGCTGGAGCTCATCGAACGCATGGAGATAAGGGGAGACGAACATCTTCTGGATATAGGGTGTGGGGATGGGAAGATCACCGTCCTTATCTCTTCCCTGCTCCCAGAGGGGAGGGTCCTGGGGATCGATGCCTCCGAGGAGATGATAGATTTCGCGCGCCGCAGGTACCCGAGGGAGAGGTATCCCAACCTATCCTGGGAGGTGGTGGACGCCTCCCGGCTTCCCTACCATGAGGAATTCGACCTCGTGTTTTCCAACGCCTGCCTGCACTGGATAGCCGACCACCGGCCGGTTCTATCCGGCATCCAGCGCAGCCTGCGGCCGGGCGGAAGGGTCTACCTCAGGATGAGAGGAAAGGGGGAGCTGGGACGGCTGGAAATGATCCTCATGGAGCTTATCGTGAGCGAAAAATGGCGGGGTTATTACTCCCGCTGGTCGGGAGGGTTCGGTTTCCATGACCCCGGGGAATACCGGGTGTGGCTCCAGGAAGCCGGCCTGCGGCCCCTGCGGGTGGAGGTGGTGAAGAGGTCCGTCGCCTTCCGTGGCCGGGAAGGACTGGCCGGGCATATACGCACTACATGGCTCCCCTTCACCCTCCGCATCCCGGAGGAGGAGAGGGAGGAGTTCATCTACCAGATGGTGGACCGCTATCTCGAGGAATGCCCTCCGGATGCGGAGGGTCTGGTGTACGTCCCCAGTTACCGCCTGGATGTCGAGGCGCTCAAACCCGGCCGTCCGGGTTGA